One part of the Thermoanaerobacterium sp. CMT5567-10 genome encodes these proteins:
- a CDS encoding N-acetylmuramoyl-L-alanine amidase — protein sequence MKKVVTFFVLLLLLSTFYVSAYAYKGNIIVDGKVVNYNVPDITITVDGNKFDTGNNPPLILDGNTIVPLRSIGQGLGASVDWDGSTQTITVTKGKVFKFFIGKNYATVDGSKVQLPAPARLINNNTSYVPMRFLFESLGYDVKWIGDKYLIQVTSKVTVPPTSSNVNITDFSSSYANGIYKITVKADGPLTYKQGTINDSSGVRVYFDFSNTINAVTNKQIVINQGSLNMTYIGQNQLQPAITRLVISMTTSLPYTITQSQDKKEFDISFNIGNNSSSSNNGPLIYIDPGHGGSDPGAIGVGGIHEANIALAIGLKLKTLLDNGGFRTMISRTTDTYVGLYDRPDQANNAGADAFVSIHCDAFDSSSANGTTVLYYPNGYNGDTRDDKTFAQIIHDNLMKEINTTDRGLSERPNLVVLNQTKMVAVLVETGFVTSPTDAQLLTDDNFQWKIAQGIYNGLVQYFTELKNGTIKSTIS from the coding sequence TTGAAAAAAGTCGTAACGTTTTTTGTTCTTTTGCTTCTATTGTCTACATTTTATGTATCTGCATATGCGTATAAGGGAAATATTATCGTTGATGGCAAAGTAGTAAATTACAATGTACCTGATATCACTATAACTGTAGATGGGAATAAATTCGATACAGGTAATAATCCACCCCTTATATTGGATGGAAATACAATTGTGCCATTAAGATCAATTGGGCAGGGCTTAGGTGCCAGCGTTGACTGGGATGGTTCGACCCAGACTATAACTGTTACGAAAGGGAAAGTTTTCAAATTTTTTATAGGGAAAAATTATGCGACTGTAGATGGCAGTAAGGTTCAGCTTCCAGCACCTGCAAGGCTTATAAATAATAATACATCATATGTTCCTATGCGATTTTTGTTTGAAAGCTTAGGCTATGATGTAAAGTGGATAGGAGATAAATACCTTATACAAGTTACATCAAAGGTGACAGTTCCTCCTACATCCAGTAATGTCAATATTACGGATTTCAGTTCTTCTTATGCAAACGGCATATATAAAATAACTGTAAAAGCAGATGGACCATTGACGTACAAGCAGGGTACGATAAATGATAGCTCTGGTGTAAGAGTTTATTTTGACTTTAGCAATACTATAAATGCTGTTACAAATAAGCAAATAGTTATAAATCAAGGTAGTCTTAATATGACGTATATTGGACAAAATCAGCTTCAGCCTGCCATCACAAGGCTTGTTATAAGCATGACTACCAGTCTGCCATATACGATTACGCAATCACAAGATAAAAAAGAATTTGATATATCATTTAACATTGGAAATAATAGTTCCAGCTCTAATAACGGACCTTTAATCTATATTGATCCCGGTCATGGAGGTTCTGATCCAGGAGCTATTGGTGTTGGCGGGATACATGAAGCAAACATAGCTCTTGCTATTGGATTAAAGTTAAAGACGCTTTTAGACAATGGCGGATTTCGGACGATGATATCTAGGACTACTGATACGTACGTAGGACTTTATGATAGGCCAGATCAAGCGAATAATGCTGGTGCAGATGCATTTGTAAGTATTCACTGTGATGCCTTTGATTCATCCTCTGCAAACGGAACGACAGTCCTCTACTACCCGAATGGATATAATGGCGATACGAGAGATGACAAGACATTTGCGCAAATTATACACGATAATTTGATGAAAGAAATAAATACAACAGATAGAGGTTTATCTGAAAGACCTAATTTGGTAGTTTTAAATCAGACTAAGATGGTAGCAGTTTTGGTAGAAACAGGATTTGTCACAAGTCCTACAGACGCTCAGCTTTTGACAGATGACAATTTTCAATGGAAAATTGCGCAGGGCATTTACAATGGCTTAGTTCAATATTTTACGGAGCTTAAGAATGGAACAATAAAGTCAACTATTTCATAA
- a CDS encoding response regulator, whose protein sequence is MGRILIVDDNKGVCSLLKEIFTMEGHYAKTCNEIEKVHEKLENFQPDLSIFDIHIGKCNVLEFSKSLKRLYPQMEIIFMSADDPDECFKEQKFIKKPFDIFKVMEYINKILNDRLVV, encoded by the coding sequence TTGGGGAGGATTTTGATTGTTGATGACAACAAAGGTGTGTGTTCACTGCTGAAAGAAATTTTTACAATGGAAGGCCATTATGCTAAGACATGCAATGAAATCGAAAAAGTTCATGAGAAACTGGAAAATTTTCAGCCGGATTTAAGCATTTTTGACATACATATTGGTAAATGCAATGTTTTGGAATTTTCAAAAAGTCTAAAGCGGTTATATCCGCAGATGGAAATCATTTTCATGTCAGCGGATGACCCTGATGAATGTTTTAAAGAACAAAAGTTTATAAAAAAGCCTTTTGACATTTTTAAAGTCATGGAATACATAAATAAAATTTTAAATGACAGATTGGTAGTGTAA
- a CDS encoding class II fructose-1,6-bisphosphate aldolase produces the protein MLVTGIELLKKANEEGYAVGAFNTSNLEITQAIVEAAEEMKSPAIIQVSEGGLKYAGIETISAIVRTLATKASVPIALHLDHGTDFNNVMKCLRNGWTSVMMDASKLPLEKNIEVTKNVVTIAHGMGVSVEAEIGKIGGTEDNVTVDEREASMTDPDEAYRFAKETGVDYLAISIGTAHGPYKGEPKLDFDRLKKIKEMLKMPIVLHGASGVPEADIRKAVSLGVNKINIDTDLRQAFAARLRELLKEDGEVYDPRKILGPCKEAMKEVVKNKMRMFGSEGRA, from the coding sequence ATGTTAGTAACAGGTATAGAATTATTAAAAAAGGCCAATGAAGAAGGCTATGCAGTAGGTGCTTTTAATACTAGCAATCTTGAAATAACCCAAGCCATTGTTGAGGCTGCAGAAGAGATGAAATCTCCTGCCATAATTCAGGTTAGTGAAGGCGGTTTAAAATATGCTGGCATTGAGACAATTTCTGCAATCGTAAGAACACTGGCAACTAAAGCATCAGTTCCCATCGCATTACATTTAGACCACGGTACAGATTTTAACAACGTCATGAAATGCTTGAGAAATGGCTGGACTTCAGTCATGATGGACGCATCTAAGTTACCCCTTGAGAAAAATATAGAAGTGACGAAAAACGTTGTAACGATAGCTCATGGCATGGGTGTTTCTGTAGAGGCTGAGATAGGTAAGATTGGCGGTACAGAAGACAACGTAACTGTTGATGAAAGAGAAGCATCTATGACGGATCCTGATGAAGCGTACAGGTTTGCAAAAGAGACAGGTGTTGACTACTTAGCAATATCTATCGGTACTGCCCATGGTCCATACAAAGGTGAGCCTAAACTTGACTTTGACAGGCTTAAAAAGATAAAAGAGATGCTAAAGATGCCTATTGTACTTCATGGTGCATCAGGAGTTCCAGAAGCTGATATAAGAAAGGCAGTAAGCTTAGGTGTAAATAAAATCAACATAGATACTGATTTAAGACAAGCTTTTGCTGCAAGGTTGAGAGAACTTTTAAAAGAAGATGGAGAAGTCTACGATCCAAGGAAGATTTTAGGTCCATGTAAAGAAGCGATGAAAGAAGTTGTTAAGAATAAGATGAGGATGTTTGGCTCAGAAGGAAGAGCTTAA
- the fsa gene encoding fructose-6-phosphate aldolase, translated as MKFFIDTANVDEIREANELGVICGVTTNPSLIAKEGRDFIEVVKEITTIVDGPISAEVVSEDHDGMVKEALELAKIHKNIVIKIPMTAEGLKAVKILTEKGVKTNVTLIFSATQALLAARAGATYVSPFVGRLDDISTDGLQLVSDIVQIFDIYGIETEVIAASIRHPMHVLEAAKVGAHIATVPYKVIMQMIKHPLTDIGIERFLKDWETVPKK; from the coding sequence ATGAAGTTTTTTATTGACACTGCCAATGTCGATGAGATAAGAGAGGCAAATGAGCTTGGGGTTATATGTGGCGTTACAACTAATCCTTCCCTCATAGCAAAGGAAGGCAGAGACTTCATAGAAGTTGTGAAAGAGATCACAACAATCGTAGATGGTCCTATAAGTGCAGAGGTTGTATCGGAAGATCATGACGGAATGGTAAAAGAAGCATTAGAGCTTGCCAAAATACACAAGAATATCGTAATAAAGATACCTATGACAGCAGAAGGACTAAAAGCAGTTAAGATACTTACAGAAAAAGGCGTAAAGACAAATGTAACACTTATATTCTCAGCAACACAGGCACTTTTAGCAGCACGGGCAGGTGCTACATACGTCAGCCCATTTGTTGGAAGACTTGACGACATCTCAACTGATGGCTTGCAACTTGTATCAGATATAGTACAAATTTTTGATATATATGGAATTGAAACAGAGGTAATTGCTGCAAGCATAAGGCACCCAATGCATGTTTTAGAAGCAGCAAAAGTTGGAGCACATATCGCAACAGTTCCATATAAAGTAATCATGCAGATGATAAAACATCCATTGACAGACATAGGTATTGAGAGATTCTTAAAGGATTGGGAGACAGTTCCAAAGAAATAA
- the rho gene encoding transcription termination factor Rho: MDFNDLEGKSLAELREIAKRYGVKSITKYRKQQLKELIVEKSKQIELVEKIDKENEAKELHLDEKADEKLKDEKGESSNLRVAEKAIESEVSDKESDENGEENLISGTEAKSDNASEEESKDASEDTNEANEKSDLEEKKEEKKTIGKISIPVEELEKSDADYEELRRKLRMRLRSKENITETVQEAKEDIDEAIKVKHENEAVEDEENVAEDLVEEDVQEEKEVEDKEKETKKGHSIFIKEGLPLISDVSEPLKELIETQGDVVAEGVLDIMPDGYGFLRVENFIQGNKDIYISQSQIRRFGLKVGDKVKGITRIPREGEKYSAILYVESINGESPDLAKKRIPFDELTPIFPDEKLRLETIPTELAMRLVDIIAPIGKGQRGMIVAPPKAGKTTLLKKIANSISINHPEVHLIVLLIDERPEEVTDMKRSIKGEVVYSTFDELPEHHTKVAEMVLEYAKRLVEYGKDVVILMDSITRLARAYNLVTPPSGRTLSGGLDPSALHPPKRFFGAARNIEEGGSLTILATALIETGSRMDDVIFEEFKGTGNMELHLDRKLQERRIFPAIDIYKSGTRKEELLLSQKELEAMWMIRKAMSSIAPNEVTEVLIDRLMRTRTNAEFIEAIRSQLYKS, translated from the coding sequence TTGGATTTTAATGATTTAGAAGGGAAATCCCTTGCAGAGCTTAGGGAGATAGCGAAAAGATATGGTGTAAAAAGTATTACAAAGTACAGAAAGCAACAGTTAAAGGAGCTTATTGTAGAAAAGTCAAAACAGATTGAGCTTGTTGAAAAAATTGATAAAGAAAATGAAGCCAAAGAGTTACACTTAGATGAAAAGGCTGATGAAAAACTTAAAGACGAGAAAGGTGAATCATCAAATTTAAGAGTTGCTGAAAAAGCGATTGAATCAGAAGTATCAGATAAGGAAAGTGATGAAAATGGTGAAGAAAATCTGATAAGTGGTACTGAGGCGAAAAGTGATAATGCCTCAGAAGAAGAAAGCAAAGACGCTTCAGAAGATACAAATGAAGCGAATGAAAAAAGTGATTTAGAAGAAAAAAAAGAAGAGAAAAAGACCATTGGAAAGATAAGCATACCTGTTGAAGAACTGGAAAAGTCGGATGCAGATTATGAAGAACTTAGAAGAAAGCTAAGGATGCGCTTAAGAAGTAAAGAAAATATTACAGAAACTGTTCAGGAAGCGAAAGAGGACATTGATGAGGCGATAAAGGTTAAGCATGAAAATGAAGCCGTTGAAGATGAAGAAAATGTGGCTGAAGATTTAGTAGAAGAAGACGTACAAGAGGAAAAAGAGGTTGAAGATAAAGAAAAAGAGACAAAAAAAGGCCACAGCATATTTATAAAAGAAGGCCTCCCTCTTATAAGCGATGTATCTGAGCCTTTAAAAGAACTTATAGAGACGCAGGGAGACGTGGTGGCTGAAGGCGTCCTTGATATAATGCCTGATGGATATGGATTTTTGAGAGTTGAGAATTTTATACAGGGCAATAAAGATATTTATATATCACAATCACAGATTAGGCGTTTTGGGCTTAAAGTCGGTGATAAAGTAAAAGGAATTACAAGGATTCCAAGAGAAGGGGAAAAGTATTCTGCAATTTTATATGTGGAGTCGATAAATGGTGAGAGTCCAGATCTTGCAAAGAAGAGAATCCCATTCGACGAGCTTACACCTATTTTCCCGGATGAAAAATTAAGACTTGAAACGATTCCAACAGAACTTGCCATGAGGCTTGTGGATATTATTGCGCCTATTGGGAAAGGTCAAAGGGGAATGATAGTTGCTCCGCCAAAGGCCGGAAAGACAACTCTATTGAAGAAAATAGCCAATAGCATATCTATAAATCATCCTGAAGTTCATTTGATTGTACTTCTAATTGATGAAAGACCAGAAGAAGTTACAGACATGAAAAGATCTATAAAAGGTGAAGTTGTTTACTCTACTTTTGATGAACTTCCAGAGCATCATACAAAAGTGGCAGAGATGGTGTTGGAATATGCAAAAAGACTGGTAGAATACGGCAAAGATGTTGTCATTCTTATGGATAGTATAACAAGGCTTGCAAGAGCTTATAATCTTGTTACACCACCATCTGGAAGGACATTATCTGGTGGCCTTGACCCATCAGCACTTCATCCACCAAAGAGATTTTTTGGTGCCGCAAGAAATATAGAGGAAGGTGGGAGCTTGACTATTCTTGCAACTGCACTTATTGAAACAGGAAGCCGCATGGATGATGTCATATTTGAAGAGTTTAAAGGGACAGGTAATATGGAGCTTCATCTTGATAGAAAATTACAGGAAAGGCGTATATTCCCTGCAATTGATATATACAAATCCGGTACAAGAAAAGAAGAGCTGCTACTTTCACAGAAAGAGCTGGAAGCTATGTGGATGATTAGAAAGGCAATGAGCAGCATAGCACCTAATGAAGTGACTGAAGTATTAATCGATAGACTTATGAGGACAAGGACAAATGCTGAGTTTATAGAGGCCATAAGATCCCAGCTTTATAAATCTTGA
- the rpmE gene encoding 50S ribosomal protein L31 produces the protein MKEGIHPTYYHDAVVRCACGNTFVTGSTKKELRVEICSKCHPLFTGQQKLVDTGGRVERFKRKYNIDAK, from the coding sequence ATGAAAGAAGGAATACATCCAACTTATTATCATGATGCAGTTGTAAGATGCGCATGTGGCAATACATTTGTGACAGGCTCTACAAAGAAAGAACTTAGAGTTGAAATATGCTCAAAATGTCATCCACTATTTACTGGACAGCAAAAGTTAGTTGATACAGGTGGTAGAGTGGAAAGATTTAAGAGAAAATATAACATTGATGCAAAATAA
- a CDS encoding thymidine kinase, which yields MYGPKDHGYIEIITGPMFSGKSEELIRRIKRAKIAKQKVQVFKPAIDDRYSIDRVVSHNGDNMHAIAIVKASEILTYAEEDTDVFAIDEVQFLDYEIVDIVKEIADSGKRVICAGLDMDFRGEPFGPTPDLMAIAEFVDKLTAICMKCGNPATRTQRLINGKPANYDDPIIMVGAKESYEARCRKCHEVPRT from the coding sequence ATGTACGGTCCTAAAGACCATGGATACATAGAGATTATTACAGGCCCAATGTTCAGCGGAAAAAGCGAAGAACTGATTCGAAGGATAAAAAGAGCTAAGATTGCTAAACAAAAAGTCCAAGTCTTTAAACCTGCTATAGATGACAGGTATTCTATAGATAGAGTTGTTTCACATAATGGCGATAATATGCATGCTATAGCCATTGTAAAGGCATCTGAAATACTAACTTATGCGGAAGAAGATACGGATGTATTTGCGATAGATGAAGTTCAATTTTTAGATTACGAAATAGTTGACATTGTAAAGGAAATAGCAGACAGCGGCAAGAGGGTAATCTGTGCGGGGCTTGACATGGATTTTAGAGGTGAGCCTTTTGGACCAACACCGGATTTGATGGCTATTGCAGAATTTGTCGACAAGCTTACTGCAATATGTATGAAGTGCGGCAATCCGGCTACCCGCACTCAGAGGCTTATAAATGGGAAACCGGCAAATTACGATGATCCCATAATAATGGTTGGAGCGAAGGAATCATACGAAGCAAGGTGCAGGAAGTGTCATGAAGTTCCTCGTACGTAG
- a CDS encoding DUF1385 domain-containing protein yields the protein MKKTDIGGQAVIEGVMMRGHNSIATAVRCGNDIIVKKDMVKPLTRKYKILSVPFIRGTVALIDSLIIGIKTLTYSAELVQGESEEEPTKFELFLKKVFGDKLDDVIMYFSVALSLAISIIIFFIGPTYVAGFLKRYTENTFLINLFEGVFRVAIFIAYLVLISRMEDIRRVFEYHGAEHKTIHCFEHEEELTVENARKYTTLHPRCGTNFLFIVMIVSIIVFSFLRWPTLYIRIISRILLLPVVAGISYEVIKIAGHSDNKVIAALVYPGLLLQKLTTKEPDDSQLEVAIASLKSVLEDEGGKAFEDI from the coding sequence ATGAAAAAAACTGATATAGGCGGTCAAGCAGTAATAGAAGGTGTGATGATGAGAGGTCATAACAGCATTGCGACGGCTGTGAGATGTGGAAATGACATAATTGTAAAAAAAGACATGGTAAAGCCTTTGACAAGAAAATACAAGATTTTATCTGTACCGTTTATAAGAGGCACGGTGGCACTTATAGATTCTTTAATTATAGGAATCAAAACCTTAACTTACTCTGCAGAATTAGTACAAGGTGAAAGTGAAGAAGAGCCAACTAAGTTTGAACTTTTTTTAAAAAAGGTTTTTGGCGATAAGCTTGATGACGTAATCATGTATTTTTCTGTGGCTTTGTCGCTGGCCATATCTATAATCATATTTTTTATTGGTCCAACATATGTGGCGGGTTTTTTAAAACGGTATACTGAAAATACGTTTTTGATAAATTTATTTGAAGGCGTATTTAGAGTTGCCATATTTATCGCATATCTCGTGCTGATATCTCGTATGGAAGACATAAGAAGGGTTTTTGAATACCACGGCGCAGAGCACAAGACGATACATTGTTTTGAGCATGAAGAGGAACTTACTGTTGAAAATGCCAGAAAGTATACGACACTTCATCCTAGATGTGGCACTAATTTTTTGTTTATAGTTATGATAGTTTCAATTATCGTATTTTCATTTTTGAGATGGCCTACACTTTATATAAGGATAATATCTAGAATACTATTACTACCTGTTGTTGCTGGTATATCATATGAAGTCATAAAGATAGCTGGTCATAGCGACAATAAAGTTATTGCAGCATTAGTATATCCAGGCTTGCTTCTTCAAAAACTTACGACGAAAGAGCCTGATGACAGCCAGTTGGAGGTTGCAATTGCATCTTTAAAAAGCGTCCTTGAGGATGAGGGAGGAAAAGCTTTTGAAGATATTTGA
- the prmC gene encoding peptide chain release factor N(5)-glutamine methyltransferase, with the protein MKIFDAVNFGTKYLKAHVSEPRLEAEGLLSFTLEVSKEYLLINRDKEITDDSFNKYMEVLDLRKSGMPYQYIVGEKHFMGLIFNVSPSVLIPRNDTEILVEEVLKRLKSGDTVLDIGTGSGAIAVSIAKYKDVKVYAVDISDEALEVAKENACENGVSDKVIFIKSDLFSSIPKDIKFDLIVSNPPYIRSNEINELQEEVKREPKIALDGGEDGLTFYRRIVKDSINYIKFGGIIAFEVGFNQAWDVKDILIDSGYSDIEVVKDLQGIDRVVLGKRL; encoded by the coding sequence TTGAAGATATTTGATGCAGTAAATTTTGGCACAAAATATTTAAAGGCCCATGTGTCAGAGCCGCGGTTGGAGGCAGAAGGACTTTTATCGTTTACATTAGAAGTTAGTAAGGAATATTTACTGATAAACAGGGATAAGGAAATAACGGATGATAGTTTTAATAAGTACATGGAAGTTTTGGATTTGAGAAAAAGTGGCATGCCGTATCAGTATATAGTGGGGGAAAAGCACTTTATGGGGCTTATATTTAATGTAAGCCCTTCAGTTTTGATACCGCGAAATGATACGGAAATACTTGTGGAAGAAGTCTTAAAAAGACTTAAAAGCGGTGATACTGTTTTAGACATAGGGACAGGCAGTGGTGCCATTGCAGTAAGCATAGCAAAGTACAAAGATGTAAAAGTCTATGCTGTAGATATTAGCGATGAGGCTTTAGAAGTTGCAAAAGAAAATGCTTGCGAAAATGGTGTTTCTGATAAAGTTATCTTTATAAAAAGCGATTTATTTTCTTCAATACCAAAAGATATAAAATTTGATTTAATTGTATCCAATCCCCCTTATATAAGAAGTAATGAAATAAATGAATTGCAGGAGGAAGTAAAAAGGGAGCCTAAAATTGCCCTTGATGGAGGTGAAGATGGGCTTACATTTTACAGAAGGATTGTGAAAGATTCAATAAATTATATAAAATTTGGTGGCATTATAGCATTTGAAGTTGGATTTAATCAAGCATGGGATGTTAAGGACATTCTCATTGATAGTGGTTATTCCGATATTGAAGTGGTGAAGGACTTGCAGGGAATCGATAGGGTAGTTTTGGGAAAGCGGTTGTAA
- the prfA gene encoding peptide chain release factor 1 — MIDKLKTIENRYVELSQKLSDPEVMKDMDEWKKMAKEHASIEEIVQKYREYKKVLDDIKSTKEIIEMDDDLKDMAQEELKSLEEKENKLLNEIKLLLLPKDPNDEKDVIMEIRAGAGGEEAALFAYDLFRMYTMYAEKKHWKYEIMSSNATELGGFKEVIFSIAGKGAYSRLKFESGVHRVQRIPTTEAGGRIHTSTATVAVLPEVEDVDVEINPNDIKIDVFRSGGHGGQSVNTTDSAVRLTHIPTGIVISCQDERSQLQNRERAMKILRAKLYEMAREEKEREISMTRKLQVGTGDRSERIRTYNFPQGRVTDHRIGLTLYKLQMVLDGDLDEIIDALLAEDQAERLESMQ; from the coding sequence ATGATAGATAAACTTAAGACAATTGAAAATAGATATGTAGAGCTTAGCCAGAAATTAAGCGACCCGGAAGTCATGAAGGATATGGACGAATGGAAAAAGATGGCGAAAGAGCATGCCAGTATTGAGGAGATTGTGCAAAAATATCGTGAGTATAAAAAAGTATTAGATGATATAAAATCTACAAAAGAGATAATTGAGATGGATGATGATCTTAAAGATATGGCTCAGGAAGAGCTTAAGAGCCTTGAAGAGAAAGAAAATAAGTTGTTAAATGAGATAAAGCTTTTGCTGCTTCCTAAGGATCCAAATGATGAAAAAGATGTCATAATGGAAATAAGGGCAGGGGCTGGTGGCGAAGAAGCTGCGCTTTTTGCGTATGATCTTTTTAGAATGTACACAATGTACGCTGAGAAAAAGCATTGGAAGTACGAGATAATGAGCTCCAATGCTACAGAGCTTGGTGGATTTAAGGAAGTCATATTTAGCATAGCTGGTAAAGGTGCATATAGCAGGCTTAAATTTGAAAGTGGTGTTCATCGCGTACAGAGGATTCCTACCACAGAAGCAGGTGGAAGGATTCACACATCGACGGCCACTGTTGCAGTGTTGCCGGAAGTAGAAGATGTAGATGTAGAGATAAACCCAAATGACATAAAGATAGATGTATTTAGGTCAGGAGGTCATGGCGGGCAAAGTGTCAATACGACTGACTCAGCAGTGAGGCTTACCCACATTCCAACAGGTATTGTCATATCATGTCAGGATGAAAGATCTCAGCTTCAAAACAGGGAAAGGGCTATGAAGATATTGAGGGCTAAGCTTTATGAGATGGCACGGGAAGAAAAAGAAAGAGAAATTTCCATGACTAGAAAGCTGCAGGTAGGCACAGGCGATAGAAGCGAAAGAATCAGAACGTATAATTTCCCTCAAGGCAGAGTTACAGACCACAGGATTGGACTTACTCTTTATAAATTGCAGATGGTACTTGACGGCGATTTGGATGAGATAATTGATGCACTTTTGGCAGAAGATCAGGCAGAAAGGCTTGAAAGCATGCAGTAA
- a CDS encoding ZIP family metal transporter, with product MNNFYIVLMGFFIGIIGTGTGGAITYLYRKPTNRFLSTILGFAGGIMLSVVTFDLLPHAFEIGGLNVGMLGLIAGVLIVVFFEDILPEKGKRNNYLKEGIIMGFAIAIHNFPEGLAVGSGFMSSSSFGLSIALVIALHDIPEGIAMSTPLSIGGVTPFKNMLYAILAGIPTGLGTIAGVYMGEVSPFFIALNLGIAGGAMLYVTCGEMIPESRDLYRGRISVFGMIAGIISGIIITRVL from the coding sequence GTGAATAATTTTTATATTGTGTTGATGGGATTTTTTATCGGCATAATAGGTACAGGCACTGGGGGTGCAATTACATATCTTTACAGGAAACCTACAAATAGATTTTTAAGCACGATACTGGGCTTTGCAGGTGGAATTATGCTATCTGTGGTAACTTTTGATTTGCTTCCACATGCATTTGAAATCGGTGGGCTAAACGTTGGTATGCTGGGACTTATAGCGGGTGTGTTGATTGTTGTATTTTTCGAAGATATTCTGCCGGAGAAGGGCAAGAGAAATAACTATTTAAAAGAGGGAATAATCATGGGTTTTGCCATTGCAATACACAATTTTCCAGAAGGGCTAGCTGTTGGTTCAGGATTCATGTCATCCAGCTCATTTGGATTAAGTATTGCACTGGTTATTGCCTTACATGACATACCTGAAGGGATTGCCATGTCTACACCTTTATCTATTGGAGGTGTTACGCCTTTTAAAAATATGCTTTATGCTATTTTAGCTGGTATACCGACAGGCTTAGGCACTATTGCAGGTGTTTACATGGGGGAAGTATCTCCTTTTTTCATAGCCCTTAATTTAGGGATTGCAGGAGGAGCTATGCTTTATGTAACATGTGGCGAAATGATACCTGAATCGAGAGATTTATATAGAGGAAGGATTTCTGTTTTTGGAATGATTGCTGGAATCATTAGTGGTATAATAATTACTAGAGTTTTATGA
- a CDS encoding L-threonylcarbamoyladenylate synthase — protein MTKVVKLDRDNPNLNLIDEAANILISGGLVAFPTETVYGIGANSLNPDAVAKIFIAKGRPQDNPLILHIAEFQDLFKYAKNVPDNALKMMEMFWPGPLTMIFEKSDIVPPINTAGMDTVAIRMPSNTIAHTLIKRAGIPVSAPSANLSGKPSPTDASHVINDLYGRVDMIIDGGSCDVGVESTVVDMTGEIPIILRPGGITKEMIMNAIGHVEVDPIVYKKPAKDLRPKAPGMKYKHYSPDAEVYIVKGKLGDVIKKIQELTEFQLNNGKKVGIMATEQTCEKYQNGVVLVVGDRERPETIAKNLFRCLREFDKKGVDVVYAEGFDYDEIGLAIMNRLEKAAGYKEIIA, from the coding sequence ATGACAAAGGTAGTTAAACTTGATAGAGATAATCCAAACTTAAATCTTATTGACGAAGCTGCAAATATACTTATAAGTGGAGGCCTTGTGGCTTTTCCTACAGAGACGGTTTATGGCATTGGAGCAAATTCGCTAAATCCAGATGCAGTTGCAAAAATTTTTATCGCCAAGGGAAGACCACAAGACAATCCACTTATTTTGCATATTGCAGAGTTTCAGGATCTTTTTAAATACGCAAAAAATGTACCTGACAATGCTTTAAAGATGATGGAGATGTTTTGGCCAGGGCCCCTTACTATGATATTTGAGAAATCTGATATTGTTCCGCCAATAAATACTGCTGGGATGGATACCGTAGCAATAAGAATGCCATCAAATACTATAGCACATACTCTAATAAAAAGGGCTGGCATACCAGTATCGGCTCCAAGCGCCAATCTGTCTGGAAAACCAAGCCCAACTGATGCTTCACATGTTATAAATGACCTTTATGGTAGAGTTGATATGATAATAGATGGTGGAAGCTGCGATGTTGGTGTGGAGTCTACTGTTGTAGATATGACGGGAGAGATTCCAATCATATTAAGGCCAGGTGGAATAACGAAAGAGATGATAATGAATGCCATAGGCCATGTTGAGGTGGACCCAATAGTATATAAAAAACCTGCAAAAGATCTAAGGCCAAAAGCTCCTGGCATGAAGTATAAACACTATTCACCTGATGCGGAGGTTTACATTGTCAAGGGAAAACTAGGGGATGTTATAAAAAAAATACAAGAGTTGACAGAATTTCAATTGAATAATGGTAAAAAAGTTGGTATAATGGCAACAGAGCAAACATGTGAAAAATATCAAAATGGGGTAGTTTTGGTAGTTGGAGACAGAGAAAGACCTGAGACTATCGCTAAAAATCTGTTTAGGTGTCTTAGGGAATTCGACAAAAAAGGTGTTGATGTAGTCTACGCCGAGGGATTTGACTATGATGAAATTGGACTTGCCATAATGAACAGGCTTGAAAAAGCTGCAGGATATAAGGAAATCATTGCATAA